The Streptomyces avermitilis MA-4680 = NBRC 14893 genome contains a region encoding:
- the nuoE gene encoding NADH-quinone oxidoreductase subunit NuoE, with product MTTSSSEQGVSLGMPRLPAPDYPDDVRARLERDGREIIARYPDSRSALLPLLHLVQAEEGHVTRTGMQFCADILGLTTAEVTAVATFYTMYRRRPSGDYQVGVCTNTLCAVMGGDAIFSALQDHLGVGNGETTDDGKVTLEHIECNAACDFAPVVMVNWEFFDNQTVASAKRLVDDLRAGAPVEPTRGAPLCTFKDTARILAGFPDERDGAVEASGSAGPASLTGLRLAKGESAPARVVHPRGSGAPQDEPPHEPSPAEHLSSHDAPQDTSDSDPSHPAGPVAEEGE from the coding sequence GTGACCACCAGTTCCTCGGAGCAGGGCGTCAGCCTGGGCATGCCCCGACTGCCCGCGCCCGACTACCCGGACGACGTTCGAGCCCGGCTGGAGCGGGACGGGCGCGAGATCATCGCCCGCTACCCGGACTCCCGCTCGGCGCTCCTGCCGTTGCTGCACCTCGTGCAGGCGGAGGAGGGCCATGTCACGCGCACCGGCATGCAGTTCTGCGCCGACATCCTCGGCCTGACCACGGCGGAGGTCACCGCGGTCGCCACCTTCTACACCATGTACCGGCGGCGGCCGTCCGGTGACTACCAGGTGGGCGTCTGCACCAACACCCTGTGCGCGGTGATGGGCGGCGACGCGATCTTCTCCGCCCTCCAGGACCACCTGGGCGTCGGCAACGGAGAGACCACCGACGACGGCAAGGTCACCCTGGAGCACATCGAGTGCAACGCGGCCTGCGACTTCGCTCCGGTCGTGATGGTCAACTGGGAGTTCTTCGACAACCAGACCGTGGCCAGCGCCAAGCGGCTCGTCGACGACCTGCGCGCGGGAGCGCCGGTCGAGCCCACGCGCGGTGCCCCCTTGTGCACGTTCAAGGACACCGCCCGCATCCTGGCCGGCTTCCCCGACGAGCGGGACGGGGCCGTCGAGGCGAGCGGCAGCGCGGGACCCGCCTCGCTGACCGGCCTGCGCCTGGCCAAGGGAGAGAGCGCCCCCGCGCGCGTGGTCCACCCGAGGGGCTCCGGTGCCCCCCAGGACGAGCCGCCGCACGAACCGTCTCCGGCCGAGCACCTGAGCTCGCACGACGCGCCGCAGGACACGTCGGACTCCGACCCGTCCCACCCGGCGGGTCCTGTTGCCGAGGAGGGGGAGTGA
- the nuoF gene encoding NADH-quinone oxidoreductase subunit NuoF, with amino-acid sequence MMTLAPEINETSPEKLLAPVLSAFWDEEKSWTLDVYRRHEGYEGLRKALAMSPDDLIAYVKDSGLRGRGGAGFPTGMKWQFIPQGDGKPHYLVVNADESEPGTCKDIPLLFANPHSLIEGMVIACYAIRSSHAFIYLRGEVVPVLRRLHEAVREAYAAGYLGKNILGSGLDLEITVHAGAGAYICGEETALLDSLEGRRGQPRLRPPFPAVAGLYACPTVVNNVESIASVPAILHKGKEWFRSMGSEKSPGFTLYSLSGHVASPGQYEAPLGITLRQLLDMSGGMRPGHRLKFWTPGGSSTPMFTDEHLDVPLDYEGVGAAGSMLGTKALQCFDETTCVVRAVTRWTEFYAHESCGKCTPCREGTYWLVQLLRDIEAGKGVMTDLDKLNDIADNINGKSFCALGDGAASPIFSSLKYFREEYEQHITGRGCPFDPARSTAWADRTEVNA; translated from the coding sequence GTGATGACCTTGGCACCCGAGATCAACGAGACCAGTCCCGAGAAGCTGCTCGCACCCGTGCTGTCCGCCTTCTGGGACGAGGAGAAGTCCTGGACGCTGGACGTCTACCGAAGGCACGAGGGGTACGAGGGCCTGCGCAAGGCGCTCGCCATGTCGCCGGACGACCTCATCGCGTACGTCAAGGACTCCGGTCTGCGCGGCCGCGGCGGTGCCGGATTCCCCACGGGAATGAAATGGCAGTTCATTCCTCAGGGCGATGGAAAGCCGCACTATCTAGTTGTCAACGCCGACGAATCGGAACCGGGAACCTGTAAGGACATCCCGCTCCTCTTCGCGAACCCGCATAGCCTCATCGAGGGCATGGTGATCGCGTGCTATGCCATCCGGTCGTCGCATGCCTTCATCTATCTGCGCGGTGAAGTGGTCCCCGTGTTGCGGCGGTTGCACGAGGCCGTACGAGAGGCCTACGCGGCGGGCTACCTCGGCAAGAACATCCTGGGCAGTGGCCTCGACCTCGAAATCACCGTGCACGCGGGCGCGGGCGCGTACATCTGCGGTGAGGAGACCGCACTGCTCGACTCGCTCGAAGGCCGCCGTGGTCAACCGCGGCTCCGTCCCCCCTTTCCTGCTGTCGCGGGCCTCTATGCGTGCCCGACTGTTGTAAATAACGTCGAGTCGATCGCGTCAGTTCCCGCAATTCTGCACAAGGGCAAGGAATGGTTCAGGTCGATGGGCAGCGAGAAGTCCCCGGGCTTCACGCTCTACTCGCTCAGCGGCCACGTCGCCAGCCCCGGCCAGTACGAGGCCCCGCTCGGCATCACACTCCGCCAACTCCTCGACATGAGCGGCGGGATGCGGCCGGGCCACCGGCTGAAGTTCTGGACGCCGGGCGGCTCCTCGACGCCGATGTTCACCGACGAGCACCTCGACGTGCCCCTTGACTACGAGGGCGTGGGCGCGGCCGGTTCCATGCTCGGCACCAAGGCGCTCCAGTGCTTCGACGAGACCACCTGCGTCGTCCGGGCGGTCACCCGCTGGACCGAGTTCTACGCCCACGAGTCCTGCGGCAAGTGCACGCCGTGCCGTGAAGGGACGTACTGGCTCGTGCAGTTGCTGCGCGACATCGAGGCCGGCAAGGGCGTCATGACCGACCTCGACAAGCTGAACGACATCGCCGACAACATCAACGGCAAGTCCTTCTGCGCCCTCGGCGACGGCGCCGCCTCGCCGATCTTCTCCTCGCTCAAGTACTTCCGTGAGGAGTACGAGCAGCACATCACGGGCCGCGGCTGCCCCTTTGACCCGGCCAGGTCGACGGCCTGGGCCGACCGCACGGAGGTGAACGCATGA